Proteins encoded by one window of Microplitis mediator isolate UGA2020A chromosome 1, iyMicMedi2.1, whole genome shotgun sequence:
- the LOC130678270 gene encoding uncharacterized protein LOC130678270 — protein sequence MTKRTLFIFAIATIVIVSIITFIAFRTNSNAPLAPMKSVLIDREIKEEHKEIAEKYHGNKETIFKTELGEKIEKVVPFGIALLSMSQLDNTKTQYLADVEDLIRRINTKLGGPVSNDHTIPWADDWYHCSVSLTRLLAMYDYIGKDKEIIDICHRRILEIIPKLNQSLGWVRTDHYVILLGIPRLLTLKKHRPDLYEVDIGTNEFIELQKQITLKPRTDNLVKNGTYQDYSCIHDKKVASFLAVTELGGFYLNAYHTLGYEENRSQFVRKLLDKILHPELDFIPYGLFSRYPKIVWDRELRNRWPNYIRNINYDVNIFPFIGLGVFKSARFVFSLRVQRTGIAAYESDKKNQQFALGWIQMRKLYLLRNDYSKYKDKDGSVMKWDKLKFQPGVISFGNASYDNFENFKNPNGTDGPFVRSSFCQEIESYIGHLKTRSDRKLLYWFNKYKFESFYGKNVVISEIGVCTDNGLVMRYEIDNNSGKELKLILNDEDINYETEKMYFEASPKDPGTGTSIPSGKGPVIVNWCQLFNENTEPKTVEWNDALNSMSFTFDGDKYIIEHHGKGRGQYHIVKCNDKIILAGDSSSLRDSSFTHYDTTSNERILFKRDPVTLMYLLKES from the coding sequence ATGACGAAAAggactttatttatatttgcaaTAGCAACTATTGTAATAGTATCGATCATTACATTCATTGCATTCCGCACTAATTCAAATGCTCCGTTGGCACCGATGAAAAGTGTTTTAATCGATAGAGAGATAAAAGAAGAACATAAGGAAATTGCAGAAAAGTATCATGGAAATAAGGAGACTATATTCAAGACCGAACTTGGGGAAAAGATAGAAAAAGTCGTTCCGTTCGGAATTGCGCTGTTATCAATGTCCCAATTGGACAATACAAAGACTCAGTATTTAGCAGACGTAGAAGATTTAATACGAAGAATAAATACAAAACTAGGAGGGCCAGTAAGTAATGATCATACAATACCTTGGGCTGATGATTGGTACCACTGTTCCGTTTCATTGACTCGTTTGCTCGCGATGTACGATTACATTGGAAAAGATAAAGAAATTATAGACATTTGTCACCGTAGAATTCTTGAGATAATACCGAAATTAAATCAATCATTAGGCTGGGTCCGGACAGATCATTACGTCATCTTATTAGGGATTCCACGTTTATTGACACTTAAAAAGCACAGGCCGGATCTATATGAAGTAGATATAGGAACAAATGAGTTTATAGAGCTTCAAAAACAAATTACTTTAAAACCCAGGACAgataatttagtaaaaaatggTACTTATCAAGACTATTCGTGTATTCATGATAAGAAAGTCGCAAGTTTTCTAGCGGTAACTGAACTCGGAGGTTTTTATCTCAATGCATATCACACGCTCGGTTACGAAGAAAATAGAAGTCAGTTCGtaagaaaattattggacAAAATTCTCCATCCGGAATTGGATTTTATACCCTACGGTCTTTTCAGCCGGTATCCAAAAATAGTTTGGGATAGAGAATTAAGAAATCGTTGGCCAAATTAcataagaaatataaattatgacGTAAATATATTTCCTTTCATCGGTCTCGGTGTATTCAAATCAGCAAGATTTGTATTTTCATTGCGCGTTCAACGTACAGGCATCGCTGCTTACGaaagcgataaaaaaaatcaacaattcGCTCTTGGATGGATTCAAATGCGTAAATTATATCTCCTGAGAAATGattatagtaaatataaaGATAAAGATGGAAGTGTAATGAAGTGGGATAAACTTAAATTCCAACCGGGTGTCATTTCATTTGGTAATGCCTcatatgataattttgaaaatttcaaaaatccaaACGGAACCGACGGTCCTTTCGTTCGTTCAAGTTTTTGTCAAGAGATTGAATCATATATTGGACATTTGAAAACTCGTAGTGACAGGAAACTACTGTACTggttcaataaatataaatttgaatctttCTATGGAAAAAATGTTGTAATTTCGGAAATCGGTGTCTGTACAGACAACGGTTTAGTTATGCGTTatgaaattgataataattctgGTAAGGAATtgaaattgatattaaatgaCGAAGATATTAATTacgaaactgaaaaaatgtattttgaaGCTTCTCCTAAAGATCCCGGTACAGGAACTTCGATCCCTAGCGGCAAAGGACCGGTAATAGTTAATTGGTGTCAGCTATTTAATGAAAACACTGAGCCTAAAACAGTTGAATGGAATGATGCATTGAATTCTATGTCATTTACCTTTGACGGCGATAAGTATATAATTGAACATCATGGTAAAGGGCGTGGTCAATATCACATTGTCAAAtgcaatgataaaataatactcgCGGGCGATTCGAGTAGTTTGCGTGATAGCAGTTTTACTCATTACGATACAACGAGTAATGAacgtatattatttaaaagagaTCCTGTTACACTTATGTACCTTCTCAAGGAAAGTTGA
- the LOC130678336 gene encoding uncharacterized protein LOC130678336, whose amino-acid sequence MTKRALFIFAIVTIEIISIIIFIAFRTNSNAPLAPMKSVLIDREIREEHKEIAEKYHGNEETIFKTELGEKIEKVVPFGIALLSMSQLDNTKTQYLADVEDLIRRINTKLGGPVSNDHTIPWADDWYHCSVSLTRLLAMYDYIGKDKEIIDICHRRILEIIPKLNQSLGWVRTDHYVILLGIPRLLTLKKHRPDLYEVDIGTNEFIELQKQITLKPRTDNLVKNGTYQDYSCIHDKKVASFLAVTELGGFYLNAYHTLGYEENRSQFVRKLLDKILHPELDFIPYGLFSRYPKIVWDRELRNHWPNYIRNINYDVNIFPFIGLGVFKSARFVFSLRVQRTGIAAYESDKKNQQFALGWIQMRKLYLLRNDYSKYKDKDKIVMKWDKLKFQPGVISFGNASYDNFENFKNPNGTDGPFVRSSFCQEIESYIGHLKTRSDRKLLYWFYKYKFESFYGKNVVISEIGVCTDNGLVMRYEIDNNSGKELKLILNDEDINYETEKMYFEASPKDPGTGTSIPSGKRPVIVNWCQLFNENTEPKTVEWNDALNSMSFTFDREKYSIEQHGKYHIVKCNNEIILAGNSSSLRDSSITHYDTMSHKHILFERNPDTLMYKPHKN is encoded by the coding sequence ATGACGAAAAGAGCTTTGTTTATATTTGCAATAGTAACTATTGAAATAATATCGATTATTATATTCATTGCATTCCGCACTAATTCAAATGCTCCGTTGGCACCGATGAAAAGTGTTTTAATCGATAGAGAGATAAGAGAAGAACATAAGGAAATTGCAGAAAAGTATCATGGAAATGAGGAGACTATATTCAAGACCGAACTTGGGGAAAAGATAGAAAAAGTCGTTCCGTTCGGAATTGCGCTGTTATCAATGTCCCAATTGGACAATACAAAGACTCAGTATTTAGCAGACGTAGAAGATTTAATACGAAGAATAAATACAAAACTAGGAGGGCCAGTAAGTAATGATCATACAATACCTTGGGCTGATGATTGGTACCACTGTTCCGTTTCATTGACTCGTTTGCTCGCGATGTACGATTACATTGGAAAAGATAAAGAAATTATAGACATTTGTCACCGTAGAATTCTTGAGATAATACCGAAATTAAATCAATCATTAGGCTGGGTCCGGACAGATCATTACGTCATCTTATTAGGGATTCCACGTTTATTGACACTTAAAAAGCACAGGCCGGATCTATATGAAGTAGATATAGGAACAAATGAGTTTATAGAGCTTCAAAAACAAATTACTTTAAAACCCAGGACAgataatttagtaaaaaatggTACTTATCAAGACTATTCGTGTATTCATGATAAGAAAGTCGCAAGTTTTCTAGCGGTAACTGAACTCGGAGGTTTTTATCTCAATGCATATCACACGCTCGGTTACGAAGAAAATAGAAGTCAGTTCGtaagaaaattattggacAAAATTCTCCATCCGGAATTGGATTTTATACCCTACGGTCTTTTCAGCCGGTATCCAAAAATAGTTTGGGATAGAGAATTAAGAAATCATTGGCCAAATTAcataagaaatataaattatgacGTAAATATATTTCCTTTCATCGGTCTCGGTGTATTCAAATCAGCAAGATTTGTATTTTCATTGCGCGTTCAACGTACAGGCATCGCTGCTTACGaaagcgataaaaaaaatcaacaattcGCTCTTGGATGGATTCAAATGCGTAAATTATATCTCCTGAGAAATGattatagtaaatataaagataaagataaaattgtaatgaagTGGGATAAACTTAAATTCCAACcgggtgtaatttcatttggTAATGCCTcatatgataattttgaaaatttcaaaaatccaaACGGAACCGACGGTCCTTTCGTTCGTTCAAGTTTTTGTCAAGAGATTGAATCATATATTGGACATTTGAAAACTCGTAGTGACAGGAAACTACTGTACTGgttctataaatataaatttgaatctttCTATGGAAAAAATGTTGTAATTTCGGAAATCGGTGTCTGTACAGACAACGGTTTAGTTATGCGTTatgaaattgataataattctgGTAAGGAATtgaaattgatattaaatgaCGAAGATATTAATTacgaaactgaaaaaatgtattttgaaGCTTCTCCTAAAGATCCCGGTACAGGAACTTCGATCCCTAGCGGCAAAAGACCGGTAATAGTTAATTGGTGTCAGCTATTTAATGAAAACACTGAGCCTAAAACAGTTGAATGGAATGATGCATTGAATTCTATGTCATTTACCTTTGATCGCGAGAAGTATTCAATCGAACAGCATGGTAAATATCACATTGTAAAATgcaataatgaaataatactCGCGGGTAATTCGAGCAGTTTGCGTGATAGCAGTATTACTCATTACGATACAATGAGTcataaacatatattattCGAAAGAAATCCTGATACACTTATGTATAAAcctcacaaaaattaa